The window ACCATGGTGGGCAGTTTTCTGGTGCTGTTCACCAAAAAGACCAGCACCAGGGTGTTGTCGGTCTCCCTGGGTTTTTCGGCCGGGGTGATGGTCTATGTCTCGTTCATGGAATTGCTGCCCGAGGCCCGCTTAAGGCTGGTCTCGCACTTCGGGAGCCAGGCCGGAAGCTGGTATGCGGTGGCCGCCTTCTTCGGCGGGGTGCTGCTGATCGGGATCATAGACAAACTGGTGCCGGCCATCGAAAACCCCCACGAGACCCACGCCGCCAAGGAACTGAAGGACAAGAAGAACATAGACCTGCTGCGGATGGGAACCTTCACCGCTTTGGCCATCGCCATCCACAACTTCCCCGAGGGCATGGCCACGTTCACCGCCACGCTCAAGGACCCCACCCTGGGGCTGTTCATCGCCGTGGCCATCGCCATACACAACGTACCCGAGGGGATTGCCGTGGCGGTTCCTATTTATCATGCCACCGGCAGCAAACGCAAGGCCCTGTGGTATTCGTTCCTTTCGGGAGTGGCCGAACCGCTGGGGGCGGTGGCGGCCTACCTGCTGTTCCATGAATACCTGACCGATGCTGTCTTCGGGGTACTTTTGGCGGCGGTGGCCGGGATCATGGTGTTCATCTCCTTCGACGAGCTTTTCCCCACCGCCCGGGAGTGCGGCCAGCACCACCTGGCCATCTACGGGCTGCTGGCCGGCATGGCGGTGATGGCGGTGAGCATGCTGATGTTTGTAAAGTGAAAATACAAAAACAGTAAGGGCAATACGATGTCCAGAGCTCCTTTTCAAATACTGGTTTTACCATATTGCTTTAATGATGCTGCCAAGAAGCATGAATATGCAATATTTAAAAGGTCTGATGGGGACTATTGGCAGTTCATTGCCGGAGGAGGTGAGACCGGAGAGACATTTTTGGAAGCGGCAAAAAGAGAATCATGGGAAGAGGCGAAAATACCGGAAGAAGCACAATATTTTCAATTAATGACAAGCAATTCAATTCCCGTAAATGCTTTTACAGATCCTTTGCAATGGGGCAGGGATATTTATGTGATCCCGGAAATATGTTTTGCGGTTGAACTGAGGGGCAATAAAATGGTCTTGTCGGAAGAGCATACGGAATATCAGTGGTTGGGTTATGAAGATGCCTATAATTTGTTAAAATACGACAGCAACAAAACAGCTTTGTGGGAACTCAATCAAAGGTTGCTAAAAACGGTAAGCAATGAGCTAACCAACCAATGACTTTTCTCACCTTCGCCAATCCCGCCGGCCTCTGGTTCCTGCCCCTGGCCGGGCTGCCGCTTTTGATCCACCTGTTCCGGAGACGGCGGGCCGGAGTGATCCCTTTTCCCGACATCCGGTTGCTGCAGCAGGTTCAGAACGCCGCGGTCCGGCCCAGCCGGATCAGGGAATATCTGCTGCTGGCGGTGCGCACCTGGATCATTCTTCTTCTGGCATTGTCCCTGGCCCGGCCCGCAG of the bacterium genome contains:
- a CDS encoding NUDIX pyrophosphatase, whose amino-acid sequence is MSRAPFQILVLPYCFNDAAKKHEYAIFKRSDGDYWQFIAGGGETGETFLEAAKRESWEEAKIPEEAQYFQLMTSNSIPVNAFTDPLQWGRDIYVIPEICFAVELRGNKMVLSEEHTEYQWLGYEDAYNLLKYDSNKTALWELNQRLLKTVSNELTNQ
- the zupT gene encoding zinc transporter ZupT — encoded protein: TMVGSFLVLFTKKTSTRVLSVSLGFSAGVMVYVSFMELLPEARLRLVSHFGSQAGSWYAVAAFFGGVLLIGIIDKLVPAIENPHETHAAKELKDKKNIDLLRMGTFTALAIAIHNFPEGMATFTATLKDPTLGLFIAVAIAIHNVPEGIAVAVPIYHATGSKRKALWYSFLSGVAEPLGAVAAYLLFHEYLTDAVFGVLLAAVAGIMVFISFDELFPTARECGQHHLAIYGLLAGMAVMAVSMLMFVK